A region of the Candidatus Methylomirabilis oxygeniifera genome:
ACGCCCGCGAGTTGGGATACCGGATCAAGTTGCTGGCGATCGCCAAGCAGCTTAACGGTGAGCTGGAGGCGAGAGTGCATGCCGCCCTCGTTCCTGAAGATCACCTGCTGGCCTCGGTGGGTGGCGTCCACAACGCGGTCTATGTGGTCGGCGACGCGGTGGGTTCCTTAATGTTCTACGGACGCGGAGCAGGACAGATGCCGACCGCCTCTGCCGTGGTCAGCGACATCGCCGAGATCGCCAGGGGCCTGTTGCACGATCCGACTGCGAGGGGCGTTCCGCCTCCGCAGATCTCCGGGGCGGAGGCCGAGGTCAAGGATATGGCGGCCGTTCGCTCCTGTTACTATCTCAGGATTATGGCGATCGATAAACCTGGGGTCCTCTCGAGGGTCACCGGGATTCTGGGCAGCAATAACATCAGCATTGTATCCGTCATCCAAAAAGGCCGCCATGAGCAGAGCGCCGTCCCCATCGTCATGTTGACCCATGAAGCGGCAGAGGGCGATATGCAACGGTCGCTTCGCGCCATCAGCCAACTTGATGTGGTCAGTGAAGGGACCGTCTGTCTCAGGGTTGAGGGCGTGACCGATTGAGCCGACTATGAAGACCATGAGTTGGAAGGGGATCATCGAACAGTATCGGGCGTTTTTGCCTGTGACGGACCGGACGCCGGTCGTCACACTGGGCGAGGGCAATACGCCGCTGGTGCGCGCTGAACGGCTCCGGGCGGCGATCGGGATTGAGGCGGAGGTCTATCTGAAGTACGAGGGGCTCAACCCGACCGGCTCGTTTAAGGATCGGGGGATGACCCTCGCCATTACCAAGGCGGCAGAGGAGGGTGCGAGAGCTGTCATCTGCGCCTCGACCGGCAATACCTCGGCCTCCGCCGCAGCGTACGCAACGCGGGCGGGGCTGCGAGCCTATGTGCTTATCCCGGAGGGAAAGATCGCGCTGGGTAAGCTGGCGCAGGCGATGATTCATGGCGCGCAGGTGCTGCAGATTGAAGGCAACTTCGACCAGGCCCTGCAGATCGTCAGGCGCGTGGCTGCCGATCTGCCGATTGTATTGGTCAACTCGGTCAACCCATATCGGATCGAGGGTCAGAAGAGCGGCGCCTTTGAGGTCTGCGACCGGCTCGGCCGGAGTCCGGACTACCACTTTATTCCGGTAGGCAATGGGGGCAATATTACCGCCTACTGGAAGGGGTATCAGGAATATCTGAAGGCCGGACGGATCAGCTCGCTGCCAAAGATGATGGGATGGCAGGCAGAAGGCGCGGCGCCGATCGTCCTGGGAAGGGTGGTCGAACAACCGGAGACGATCGCGACGGCCATTCGGATCGGGAACCCTGCAAGCTGGAATGGGGCGGTGGCGGCCTCGGCCGAGTCCGGCGGACAGATTGACATGGTCTCCGACAGTGAGATCATCGACGCCTACCGCCTCCTGGCTTCCATGGAGGGGGTCTTTTGTGAGCTGGCCTCAGCGTCGTCCGTGGCCGGCCTCATCAAATACTGCCGGTCGAATCGCCTGCCGAAGGATGCGGTGGTGGTGTGCGTGCTGACGGGACATGGCCTGAAAGAGCCTGATGCTGCCATCCGTCTTTCGCAGCAACCTGTAACAGTGAAGGCCGATCCTGAGGCTGTGCTGAAGCTCCTGTCGGTCTAGAGCCGGCCAAGCGATTTTCGTTTGACAGGCGGGATCGGCGACGCTATAGTGCTCTGCGGATGCGGGAATAGCTCAGCGGTAGAGCATCGCCTTGCCAAGGCGAGGGTCGCGGGTTCAAATCCCGTTTCCCGCTCCAACCTTGTGACTGACGAACCGTTATTGAGCGGATACATGAAGTAATCGGCATGTTGCCCATGGCCGTGCCCACCCAGTGTCTCTTACCCTACCGCCTGAATTGCTGGATCACGTCATCGTTGCCTCCCTCATGGCGGCGTAGCCAAGTGGCTAAGGCAGAGGTCTGCAAAACCTTTATTCGGCGGTTCGAGTCCGCCCGCCGCCTCCACGCTTCCTTTGATGTGCATACGGATTTCGCGTACTGTCTCTCAGGGGTATTCACGTGACTCCGATCGATCCGGCATATTGGGGTAGTCCTTCTATTGTATTCCCGGTACGTCGAGAGCGACAAACAGGCGTGTCATCCAATGCTTAGGTCATACGCGGGTGACGCTTTACTCCCCTATGTACTCCGTCGGCGCTCCGTAAGCCGCTGAACGGGGCGTGAGTCTGCTTATTATTATTTGTGGAGGAACCCTATGGAACCTATGGATGGGGAAGAGAAGGAGAAGCAAGAGAAGAAGCATACAAAGTGGGTGAAGAGTGTCATGGGTATCGTCGCGCTTGGGGAAGCGGTTGTGATTTTTATTGGTATTCAGTTCATCCCCTACGGCCGGGGGTACAACAATCCTCCGGTGAAAACTGAGCCCCAATGGAACAGCCCCCAAACAAGAGAGCTATTTTTCCGTGCCTGTGGTGATTGTCACAGCAATGAAGTTGTCTGGCCATGGTATGGCTACATTGCACCCGTGTCATGGTTCATTCAACACGACATCGACAAGGGTCGCGCTGCCCTCAACGTGTCGGAATGGGGACGTGTAGAGGAGAATAGTGGCGACGCTGCAGAAACCGTCAAGAACGGCTCAATGCCGCCTTGGGCCTATACAATCTTGCGTTCGTCGGCGAATATGGCTGCTTCCGAGAAGGAGACGTTCGTTCAGGGACTGGTAGCCACATTCGGCGAGCAGAAGAGCGACGAAAAAAGTAAAAAGAAGGTGGACGACTCGATACACTTCTTCCCCGTTCGTAAAGATGATCAGGGTACGGACAAATGAGATGCGCGTATTCCAATTGCTGCGGCGATCAACTCTGAACGCCGGATAAGAGCGAGTCATGGACTTTGAGCTGAGCGAGGAACAACAGGCGGTCCGGACGATGGTCCGGGAGTGTGCCGAGCGAGAAATCGCGCCGGTCGCCGCCGAGATCGATGAGCAGGAACGGTTCCCGACCGGGATCATTCGAAAGCTGTCGGAGCTTGGGCTCATGGGTATTCTCTTTCCCAAGGCGTACGGAGGCGCGGGGATGGACTACATCAGCTATGCCCTGATCCTTGAAGAGCTCGGGCGATACGATGCGTCGGTTGCGCTGACCGTGGAGTCGCACAACTCGCTTTGCAGCAATCACATTTATCTCTTTGGAAACGAGGCTCAGAGGAGTCGGTATCTACCGCAACTGACCAGCGGCCAAGCCCTTGGCGCGTGGGCGATGACGGAGCCTGGGTCTGGGAGTGATGCCGCCGGGATGCAGGCTACTGCAGTGCTGGAAGGCGACCACTGGGTCCTGAACGGGACAAAGAACTTCATCACGCAGGGAAGCGTGGCGGGCATCTACGTGATTATGGCGCTCACCGATCGGGCCACGCGGGAGCGGGGGATCTCGGCCTTCATCGTGGAGCAGGGGACGCCTGGGTTGCGGGTCGGTCGGAAAGAGCACAAGATGGGATTCCGCGCCTCCGACACGGCTCAGGTGATTCTGGAAGATGTGCGTATTCCGGACGCGAACCTGCTGGGCGACCTACACCACGGCTTTATCGATGCGTTGACGATCCTGGATGCGGGGCGGATCGGGATGGCCGCCCTCAGCGTCGGTATCGCCCGCGGCTGTCTGGAGGAAGGGCTGAAGTACGCTAAAGAGCGCCAGGCCTTCGGCCGGCCAATAGCCAACTTTGAAGCGATTCAATGGAAGCTGGCCGACATGGCCACGGAAATTGACGCGGCCAGGCTTCTGGTCTTGCAGGCGGCCTATCTGAAAGACACCGATCAGCCGTTTACGAAGGAGGCGTCGTATGCCAAGCTCTTTGCCTCAGAGACGGCCATGAAGGCCGCCACTGAGGCAGTGCAGATCCACGGCGGCTATGGCTACATTAAGGAGTTTCCTGTCGAACGATATTTCCGGGACGCCAAGTTTTGCGCCATCGGCGAAGGAACCTCCGAGATCCAGCGCCTAATCATCGCCCGCGAACTGTTGGGTCGAGCGTATGTGTGAAAGATAGGGTGTAGGGGGTAGACGACGGCCGGCTCCGCTTAATCTCGCCGTACGTCCATGTACGGCTCGAATCGGCGCTGGCAGGCTGCGCTATCCGTGCTTCGCCTGCCATCGACGACGCGTCGCCACCCGCCGTCCACCCCGGCTTCTGTGACGTAGATGTCTTAGAAGCGTGTGCGGAGTACAGGATGCAGAAGCGAGATAGATCTTCCCGTACTTTACCCTATCCCCTAAACCCTATACCCTGTTTTTTTTGATGACGCATGGAACTGGTAGACAAAATTCTCAAAGGTGATGTACGCGCGGCGGCCCGCCTCATGACCATGATAGAAAACGGCGATGCCGAGGCCAGGGCCGCGCTAAAGTCACTCTACCCCCACACCGGTTCAGCCCACATCATCGGGATCACCGGTCCGCCGGGCTCAGGAAAGAGCACGCTGGCAGACCGGCTGACCGAAGAGTTGCGAAAACGCGACAAGACGGTAGGGATTGTCGCAGTGGATCCGACGAGCCCCTTCACCGGAGGCGCGATTCTGGGCGACCGGATCCGGATGCAAAGCCACAGCCTGGACGCGGGCGTTTTTATCCGCAGTATGGCGACGCGCGGCCACTTGGGCGGCCTCGCCCGCGCCACCAACGAAATTGTGGACGTCATGGATGCGGCGGGGAAAGAGGTGATTCTGATCGAGACGGTGGGGGTCGGCCAGGACGAGGTGGAGGTCGTGGGAACGGCGCACACCTGCGTGGTGGTCTCGGTTCCCGGATTGGGCGACGAGGTGCAGACGTTCAAAGCGGGCGTTCTGGAGATCGGC
Encoded here:
- the thrC gene encoding Threonine synthase, whose amino-acid sequence is MKTMSWKGIIEQYRAFLPVTDRTPVVTLGEGNTPLVRAERLRAAIGIEAEVYLKYEGLNPTGSFKDRGMTLAITKAAEEGARAVICASTGNTSASAAAYATRAGLRAYVLIPEGKIALGKLAQAMIHGAQVLQIEGNFDQALQIVRRVAADLPIVLVNSVNPYRIEGQKSGAFEVCDRLGRSPDYHFIPVGNGGNITAYWKGYQEYLKAGRISSLPKMMGWQAEGAAPIVLGRVVEQPETIATAIRIGNPASWNGAVAASAESGGQIDMVSDSEIIDAYRLLASMEGVFCELASASSVAGLIKYCRSNRLPKDAVVVCVLTGHGLKEPDAAIRLSQQPVTVKADPEAVLKLLSV
- a CDS encoding conserved protein of unknown function (Evidence 4 : Homologs of previously reported genes of unknown function); this encodes MEPMDGEEKEKQEKKHTKWVKSVMGIVALGEAVVIFIGIQFIPYGRGYNNPPVKTEPQWNSPQTRELFFRACGDCHSNEVVWPWYGYIAPVSWFIQHDIDKGRAALNVSEWGRVEENSGDAAETVKNGSMPPWAYTILRSSANMAASEKETFVQGLVATFGEQKSDEKSKKKVDDSIHFFPVRKDDQGTDK
- the ivd gene encoding isovaleryl-CoA dehydrogenase (Evidence 2a : Function of homologous gene experimentally demonstrated in an other organism; Product type e : enzyme), with product MDFELSEEQQAVRTMVRECAEREIAPVAAEIDEQERFPTGIIRKLSELGLMGILFPKAYGGAGMDYISYALILEELGRYDASVALTVESHNSLCSNHIYLFGNEAQRSRYLPQLTSGQALGAWAMTEPGSGSDAAGMQATAVLEGDHWVLNGTKNFITQGSVAGIYVIMALTDRATRERGISAFIVEQGTPGLRVGRKEHKMGFRASDTAQVILEDVRIPDANLLGDLHHGFIDALTILDAGRIGMAALSVGIARGCLEEGLKYAKERQAFGRPIANFEAIQWKLADMATEIDAARLLVLQAAYLKDTDQPFTKEASYAKLFASETAMKAATEAVQIHGGYGYIKEFPVERYFRDAKFCAIGEGTSEIQRLIIARELLGRAYV
- a CDS encoding putative LAO/AO transport system ATPase, partial, 5' end (Evidence 3 : Function proposed based on presence of conserved amino acid motif, structural feature or limited homology; Product type pe : putative enzyme), yielding MELVDKILKGDVRAAARLMTMIENGDAEARAALKSLYPHTGSAHIIGITGPPGSGKSTLADRLTEELRKRDKTVGIVAVDPTSPFTGGAILGDRIRMQSHSLDAGVFIRSMATRGHLGGLARATNEIVDVMDAAGKEVILIETVGVGQDEVEVVGTAHTCVVVSVPGLGDEVQTFKAGVLEIGDLFVVNKADREGANRTATELEMMLHMAPKGAAWSPKVLKTVATTGEVSQRCWMRSSSTKPSWMSAIYRSRKGGSEASVHFGCCCRRRSRPERWSSSIGTAACRS